One window of the Zea mays cultivar B73 chromosome 3, Zm-B73-REFERENCE-NAM-5.0, whole genome shotgun sequence genome contains the following:
- the LOC100281587 gene encoding DNA replication licensing factor mcm4 codes for MASDGGGSSPPPASSPYGRPSSPLAVTNSSPSQPTRRSGGRRRRGSASPYASSPSLGGFETPPHPGRRTPSGAGAGAPRQPRQNSTGRFPPTPSTPMSTDDVPPSSEAGDDETDGGGGVDATPVFVWGTNISVQDVNAAILRFLRHFRDPRDAGRVDPVMDEGKYMRAIHRILELEGGESLDVDAHDVFDHDPDLYSKMVRYPLEVLAIFDIVLMDLVARIEPLFEKHIQTRIYNLKSSICLRNLNPSDIEKMVSIKGMIIRCSSVIPELKEAVFRCLVCGFYSEPVMVDRGRVTEPHICQKEQCKATNSMTLVHNRCRFSDKQIIKLQETPDEIPEGGTPHTVSVLMHDKLVDAGKPGDRVEITGIYRAMSIRIGPTQRTVKSIFKTYIDCLHIKKTDKSRLHVEDTMDIDNSNASKSTEEDFLSDKVEKLKELSKLPDIYERLTRSLAPNIWELDDVKRGLLCQLFGGNPLKLPSGASFRGDINILLVGDPGTSKSQLLQYMHKLSPRGIYTSGRGSSAVGLTAYVTKDPETGETVLESGALVLSDKGVCCIDEFDKMSDNARSMLHEVMEQQTVSIAKAGIIASLNARTSVLACANPTESRYNPRLSVIDNIHLAPTLLSRFDLIYLILDKADEQTDRRLAKHIVSLHFENPNLEELEVLDLQTLVSYISYARKYIQPQLSDEAAEELTRGYVEMRKRGNSPGSRKKVITATARQIESLIRLSEALARMRFSEVVEVRDVVEAFRLLEVAMQQSATDHATGTIDMDLIMTGISASERQRRENLVAATRNLIAEKMQLGGPSMRMIELLEELRKQSSMEIHMHELRGALGTLMTEGAVVIHGDNVRRV; via the exons ATGGCttctgacggcggcggcagctccCCTCCTC CCGCATCGTCGCCCTATGGTCGGCCGTCAAGCCCACTCGCGGTTACTAACTCCTCCCCATCTCAGCCCACACGCCGCTCCGGCGGTCGCCGTCGCCGTGGTTCCGCTAGTCCTTATGCTTCGTCCCCTTCTCTCGGGGGGTTCGAGACGCCGCCGCACCCTGGCCGCCGCACGCCGTCCGGAGCTGGGGCTGGCGCCCCTCGGCAGCCGCGTCAGAACTCGACTGGCCGGTTCCCGCCGACGCCCTCCACTCCAATGTCCACCGATGACGTCCCTccatcctccgaagctggggacgACGAgaccgacggcggcggcggcgtcgacGCCACCCCGGTCTTCGTCTGGGGCACCAACATAAGCGTGCAGGACGTCAACGCCGCCATTCTCCGGTTCTTGCGCCACTTCCGGGACCCGCGCGACGCTGGCCGCGTCGACCCGGTCATGGACGAGGGCAAGTACATGCGCGCCATCCACCGCATCCTCGAGCTCGAGGGCGGGGAGTCGCTCGACGTCGATGCGCACGACGTGTTTGACCACGACCCAGACCTCTACAGCAAGATGGTTCGCTATCCGCTCGAGGTGCTCGCCATCTTCGACATCGTGCTCATGGACCTCGTCGCGCGCATCGAGCCGCTCTTCGAGAAGCACATCCAGACCAGGATCTACAACCTCAAGTCGTCCATTTGCTTGAGGAATCTCAACCCATCTG ATATTGAGAAGATGGTATCCATCAAGGGTATGATAATTAGATGCAGCTCGGTCATACCGGAGCTCAAGGAGGCTGTGTTCCGCTGCCTGGTTTGTGGTTTCTACTCAGAGCCCGTCATGGTTGATAGAG GAAGAGTAACTGAACCACACATTTGTCAGAAAGAACAATGTAAAGCCACAAATTCTATGACCCTAGTGCACAACAGATGCAG ATTTTCAGACAAGCAGATCATAAAGTTGCAGGAAACACCAGACGAGATACCAGAAGGTGGCACTCCACATACAGTTAGTGTCTTGATGCATGATAAGCTTGTTGATGCTGGAAAGCCTGGAGATAGGGTTGAG ATAACTGGAATATACAGAGCTATGAGTATTCGAATTGGACCAACTCAAAGGACAGTGAAGTCTATATTCAAG ACATATATTGATTGCCTTCACATAAAGAAGACAGACAAGTCTAGGCTTCATGTGGAGGACACCATGGATATTGATAATTCTAACGCTAGCAAATCTACTGAAGAGGATTTTCTTAGTGATAAG GTTGAGAAACTAAAAGAGCTTTCGAAGTTGCCTGATATCTATGAAAGATTGACTAGATCATTAGCTCCAAACATATGGGAGTTGGATGATGTCAAAAGAGGTCTCCTTTGCCAG CTTTTCGGCGGCAATCCCTTGAAGCTTCCTTCTGGAGCTAGTTTCCGGGGTGACATCAATATTTTACTTGTGGGGGACCCTGGAACAAGTAAATCCCAGCTTCTCCAGTACATGCATAAACTGTCTCCTCGTGGTATCTATACGAGTGGTAGAGGAAGTTCTGCTGTTGGTCTTACTGCTTATGTTACCAAAGACCCTGAGACTGGCGAAACT GTTCTAGAAAGTGGAGCACTTgttttgagtgacaaaggtgtTTGTTGCATAGATGAGTTTGATAAGATGTCTGATAATGCCCGAAGCATGTTACACGAG GTGATGGAACAGCAGACAGTATCCATTGCGAAGGCTGGAATAATTGCATCTTTAAACGCTAGGACATCTGTCCTGGCATGTGCCAATCCTACTGAATCACGTTACAATCCAAGGCTCTCTGTAATTGACAACATCCACTTAGCGCCAACGCTACTTTCAAG attcgaCCTGATTTATCTTATCTTGGACAAGGCGGATGAGCAAACTGATAGGCGCCTGGCAAAGCATATTGTTTCGTTGCATTTTGAGAATCCAAAT TTAGAGGAGCTCGAGGTCTTGGACTTGCAGACACTAGTTTCCTACATAAGCTATGCAAGGAAGTATATTCAGCCACAGTTATCTGATGAAGCTGCAGAAGAGTTAACTCGTGGCTATGTCGAGATGAGAAAAAGAGGGAATAGCCCTGGGAGCAGAAAGAAG GTCATAACAGCAACCGCTAGACAAATAGAGAGTTTGATCCGTCTCAGCGAAGCATTAGCCCGAATGCGGTTCTCTGAAGTG GTCGAGGTGCGGGATGTTGTGGAGGCATTCAGGCTTCTTGAAGTCGCCATGCAGCAGTCTGCGACGGATCATGCAACTG GTACGATTGATATGGATCTGATCATGACGGGGATATCCGCAAGCGAAAGGCAGAGGCGGGAGAACCTCGTTGCCGCAACCCGTAACCTGATTGCGGAGAAAATGCAGCTTGGAGGCCCCTCGATGCGCATGATTGAG TTGCTGGAGGAACTGAGGAAGCAGAGCTCAATGGAAATTCATATGCACGAA CTCCGCGGTGCTCTTGGCACCCTGATGACTGAAGGCGCGGTGGTTATCCATGGAGACAACGTGAGGAGAGTTTGA